From Pseudomonas sp. LS1212, the proteins below share one genomic window:
- a CDS encoding tryptophan--tRNA ligase, translated as MTTRILTGITTTGTPHLGNYAGAIRPAIVASRQRDADSFYFLADYHALIKCDDPLRIQRSRLEIAATWLAAGLDVERVTFYRQSDITEIPELTWLLTCVAAKGLLNRAHAYKASVDKNVETGEDPDAGITMGLYSYPVLMAADILMFNAHKVPVGRDQIQHVEMARDIGQRFNHLFGRGKDFFVMPEAVIEESVATLPGLDGRKMSKSYDNTIPLFSSAKEMKEAISRIVTDSRAPGEAKDPDSSHLFTLFQAFATPAQASEFRSELLQGLGWGDAKQRLFQLLDGELGEARERYHQFLERPADLEDILQAGAQKARKVATPFLEQLREAVGLRSFRSEVQSTVGTKKKAAKTARFVSFREDDGSFRFRLLAADGEQLLLSCGFADGKTAGAVTKQLQQGQELDLRSEAGRFSLWLEGECVADSPEFADAAARDAAIAALRVALQPQD; from the coding sequence ATGACCACTCGTATCCTTACCGGTATCACCACCACCGGCACGCCGCACCTGGGCAACTATGCTGGTGCCATTCGTCCGGCGATCGTCGCCAGTCGCCAGCGCGATGCCGATTCGTTCTATTTCCTGGCTGACTATCACGCGCTGATCAAGTGCGACGACCCGTTGCGCATCCAGCGCTCGCGCCTGGAAATCGCTGCGACCTGGCTGGCGGCCGGTCTGGATGTCGAGCGCGTGACGTTTTATCGTCAGTCCGATATCACCGAGATTCCCGAACTGACCTGGCTGCTGACCTGCGTCGCGGCCAAGGGCCTGCTCAACCGTGCGCACGCCTACAAGGCCTCGGTGGACAAGAACGTCGAAACCGGCGAAGACCCGGACGCCGGTATCACCATGGGCCTGTACAGCTACCCGGTGCTGATGGCCGCCGACATCCTCATGTTCAACGCGCACAAGGTGCCGGTCGGTCGCGACCAGATCCAGCATGTGGAAATGGCCCGCGACATCGGCCAGCGCTTCAACCATCTGTTCGGCCGGGGCAAGGATTTCTTCGTCATGCCCGAAGCCGTGATCGAGGAAAGCGTCGCGACGCTGCCGGGTCTGGACGGGCGCAAGATGTCCAAGAGCTATGACAACACCATTCCGTTGTTCAGCAGCGCCAAGGAGATGAAGGAGGCGATTTCGCGCATCGTCACTGACTCCCGTGCCCCGGGCGAAGCCAAGGATCCGGACAGCTCCCACCTGTTCACCCTGTTCCAGGCCTTCGCTACCCCCGCACAAGCCTCTGAGTTCCGTTCCGAGCTGTTGCAGGGCCTGGGTTGGGGCGATGCCAAGCAGCGGCTGTTCCAGCTGCTGGACGGCGAGCTGGGCGAGGCTCGCGAGCGTTATCACCAGTTCCTCGAGCGCCCGGCCGATCTGGAAGACATCCTCCAGGCGGGCGCGCAAAAAGCCCGCAAGGTCGCCACCCCGTTCCTTGAGCAACTGCGTGAGGCGGTTGGCCTGCGTTCGTTCCGCAGCGAGGTGCAAAGCACCGTTGGAACCAAGAAGAAGGCCGCGAAAACCGCGCGCTTCGTCAGTTTCCGTGAAGACGACGGCAGTTTCCGTTTCCGCTTGCTGGCCGCCGATGGCGAGCAACTGCTGCTGTCCTGTGGTTTTGCCGATGGCAAGACGGCCGGTGCCGTGACCAAGCAACTGCAACAGGGGCAGGAATTGGACCTGCGCAGCGAAGCGGGCCGTTTCAGCCTGTGGCTCGAGGGCGAATGCGTGGCCGATAGCCCGGAATTTGCCGATGCTGCTGCGCGTGATGCGGCAATTGCGGCCCTGCGAGTGGCATTGCAGCCGCAGGACTAA
- a CDS encoding alpha/beta hydrolase — MRETPVFIDGPVGQLEALYLDVPDARGMALICHPNPVQGGTMLNKVVSTLQRTARDAGLITLRFNYRGVGASAGSHDMGSGEVDDAQAAAAWLIEQHPQLPLTLLGFSFGGFVAASLGGRLEARGTSLARLFMVAPAVMRLSAEHQLPQDCALTVIQPDTDEVVEPQLVYDWSDALERPHELLKVAECGHFFHGKLTDLKDLVLPRLTN, encoded by the coding sequence ATGCGCGAAACCCCCGTATTCATTGATGGCCCGGTGGGCCAACTGGAAGCCCTGTATCTGGATGTGCCTGACGCACGTGGCATGGCGCTGATTTGCCATCCCAACCCCGTCCAGGGCGGCACCATGCTCAACAAGGTGGTCTCTACGCTACAGCGTACCGCACGCGACGCCGGTTTGATCACCCTGCGCTTCAATTATCGTGGCGTGGGCGCCAGTGCCGGCAGCCATGACATGGGCAGCGGCGAGGTCGATGACGCCCAGGCTGCCGCCGCCTGGCTGATCGAGCAGCACCCGCAATTGCCGCTGACCCTGCTGGGTTTCTCCTTCGGTGGCTTTGTCGCCGCCAGCCTTGGTGGTCGCCTGGAAGCCAGGGGCACGTCGTTGGCGCGCCTGTTCATGGTTGCCCCGGCAGTGATGCGTTTGAGTGCCGAGCATCAGCTGCCGCAGGACTGTGCATTGACGGTTATCCAGCCTGACACCGACGAGGTGGTCGAGCCGCAGCTGGTTTACGACTGGTCCGACGCCCTCGAACGCCCCCATGAGCTGCTGAAAGTGGCAGAATGCGGACACTTTTTCCACGGCAAGCTGACCGACCTCAAGGATCTGGTATTGCCGCGTCTTACGAACTGA
- a CDS encoding YhcB family protein, whose product MELSLLVWLLPTLALVAGVVIGFLVARLLPNAAPSSTQRQLDDIQERFDNYQNEVVTHFNSTAALVTKLTQSYQEVQDHLAEGANRLALDEMTRQRLLASLHADAGPAPRERLTPPRDAEPPRDYAPKSPNAPGMLDEHYGLKR is encoded by the coding sequence GTGGAACTATCGCTCTTAGTTTGGTTATTGCCGACCCTCGCCCTGGTGGCCGGTGTCGTCATCGGTTTCCTGGTCGCTCGCCTGCTGCCCAACGCCGCCCCGAGCAGCACTCAACGGCAGCTGGACGACATCCAGGAACGTTTCGACAACTACCAGAATGAAGTGGTGACCCATTTCAACAGCACCGCCGCACTGGTGACCAAACTCACCCAGAGCTACCAGGAGGTCCAGGACCATCTGGCCGAAGGCGCCAACCGCCTGGCGCTGGACGAAATGACCCGCCAACGCCTGCTGGCCTCCCTGCACGCCGACGCCGGGCCTGCCCCACGCGAGCGCCTGACCCCGCCACGCGACGCGGAACCGCCGAGGGACTACGCGCCCAAGTCGCCGAACGCGCCGGGGATGCTGGATGAGCATTATGGGTTGAAGCGCTGA
- the cysN gene encoding sulfate adenylyltransferase subunit CysN, with protein sequence MSHQSDLISEDILAYLAQHERKELLRFLTCGNVDDGKSTLIGRLLHDSKMIYEDHLEAITRDSKKVGTTGDDIDLALLVDGLQAEREQGITIDVAYRYFSTAKRKFIIADTPGHEQYTRNMATGASTCDLAIILVDARYGVQTQTRRHSFIASLLGIKHIVVAINKMDLKGFDEQVFESIKADYLEFAKGIKLKPSTLHFVPMSALKGDNVVNRSERSPWYTGQSLMEILETVEVAGDRNFTDLRFPVQYVNRPNLNFRGFAGTLASGVVHKGDEVVVLPSGKSSRVKSIVTFEGELEQAGPGQAVTLTMEDEIDISRGDLLVHADNVPPVTDHFEAMLVWMAEEPLLPGKKYDIKRATSYVPGSIANIVHKVDVNTLAEGPGSALQLNEIGKVKISLDAPIALDGYDSNRTTGAFIVIDRLTNGTVGAGMIIAPPVIPHGTIGHHGKLAHVATEERASRFGQQPATVLFSGLSGAGKSTLAYAVERKLFDMGRAVYVLDGQNLRHDLNKGLPQDRAGRTENWRRAAHVARQFNEAGLLTLAAFVAPDYEGREQAKALIGKERLVTVYVQASPLVCRERDPQGLYAAAGDNIPGESFPYDVPLDADLVIDTQTLSVEESVKQVLDLLRGRGAI encoded by the coding sequence ATGTCGCACCAATCTGATCTGATCAGCGAGGACATCCTCGCCTACCTGGCCCAGCACGAACGTAAAGAACTGCTGCGCTTTTTGACTTGTGGCAACGTCGACGACGGCAAGAGCACCCTGATCGGGCGCCTGCTGCACGACTCCAAGATGATCTACGAAGACCATCTGGAAGCCATTACCCGCGACTCGAAGAAAGTCGGCACCACCGGTGACGATATCGACCTGGCGCTGCTGGTCGATGGCCTGCAGGCCGAGCGCGAGCAAGGCATCACCATCGACGTGGCCTACCGTTACTTCTCCACGGCCAAGCGCAAGTTCATCATTGCCGATACCCCGGGCCACGAGCAGTACACCCGCAACATGGCCACCGGTGCCTCGACCTGCGACCTGGCGATCATCCTGGTCGATGCCCGCTATGGCGTGCAGACCCAGACCCGTCGCCACAGCTTCATCGCCTCCCTGCTGGGCATCAAGCACATCGTTGTCGCCATCAACAAGATGGACCTCAAGGGCTTCGATGAGCAGGTGTTCGAGTCGATCAAGGCCGATTACCTGGAGTTTGCCAAAGGCATCAAGCTCAAGCCGAGCACCCTGCACTTCGTGCCGATGTCGGCCTTGAAGGGCGACAACGTGGTCAACCGCAGTGAGCGCTCGCCGTGGTACACCGGCCAGTCGCTGATGGAAATCCTCGAAACCGTGGAAGTGGCGGGCGACCGCAACTTCACCGACCTGCGCTTCCCGGTGCAGTACGTCAACCGGCCGAACCTGAACTTCCGTGGCTTCGCCGGCACCCTGGCCAGCGGCGTGGTGCACAAGGGCGACGAAGTCGTCGTGCTGCCGTCGGGCAAGAGCAGCCGGGTCAAGTCCATCGTCACCTTCGAAGGTGAGCTGGAGCAGGCCGGCCCAGGCCAGGCCGTGACCCTGACCATGGAAGACGAGATCGACATCTCCCGTGGCGACCTGTTGGTGCATGCCGACAACGTGCCACCGGTGACCGACCACTTCGAAGCCATGCTGGTCTGGATGGCTGAAGAGCCGCTGCTGCCGGGCAAGAAATACGACATCAAGCGCGCTACCAGCTACGTGCCGGGTTCGATCGCCAACATCGTGCACAAAGTCGACGTCAACACCCTGGCCGAAGGCCCGGGCAGTGCGTTGCAGCTGAACGAAATCGGCAAGGTGAAAATCAGCCTGGATGCACCGATCGCCCTGGACGGTTACGACAGCAACCGCACCACCGGTGCGTTCATCGTCATCGACCGTTTGACCAACGGCACCGTCGGCGCCGGCATGATCATCGCCCCACCGGTGATCCCGCACGGCACTATCGGCCACCACGGCAAACTGGCCCACGTTGCCACTGAAGAGCGCGCCTCGCGCTTCGGCCAGCAGCCAGCCACCGTGCTGTTCAGCGGCCTGTCGGGCGCTGGCAAGAGCACCCTGGCCTACGCCGTGGAACGCAAGCTGTTCGACATGGGCCGTGCGGTCTACGTGCTCGACGGCCAGAACCTGCGCCACGACCTGAACAAGGGCCTGCCACAGGACCGCGCCGGGCGTACCGAGAACTGGCGTCGTGCCGCCCACGTGGCGCGTCAGTTCAACGAAGCCGGCCTGTTGACCCTGGCCGCCTTCGTCGCCCCGGATTACGAAGGGCGCGAGCAGGCCAAGGCGCTGATCGGCAAGGAACGCCTGGTGACCGTCTATGTGCAAGCCTCGCCATTGGTTTGCCGTGAGCGTGACCCGCAGGGGCTGTATGCCGCTGCTGGCGACAACATCCCGGGGGAGTCCTTCCCGTATGACGTACCGCTGGATGCGGATCTGGTGATTGATACCCAGACCTTGTCGGTGGAAGAGAGCGTCAAGCAGGTGTTGGATTTGTTGCGGGGGCGTGGCGCGATCTAA
- the cysD gene encoding sulfate adenylyltransferase subunit CysD has protein sequence MVDKLTHLKQLEAESIHIIREVAAEFDNPVMLYSIGKDSAVMLHLARKAFFPGKLPFPVMHVDTQWKFQEMYSFRDKMVEELGLDLITHVNPEGVAQGINPFTHGSAKHTDIMKTEGLKQALDKYGFDAAFGGARRDEEKSRAKERVYSFRDSKHRWDPKNQRPELWNVYNGKVNKGESIRVFPLSNWTELDIWQYIYLEGIPIVPLYFAAERDVIEKNGTLILIDDERILEHLSDEEKARIVKKKVRFRTLGCYPLTGAVESEATSLTDIIQEMLLTRTSERQGRVIDHDGAGSMEDKKRQGYF, from the coding sequence ATGGTCGACAAACTGACGCATTTGAAACAGTTGGAGGCGGAGAGCATCCACATCATTCGTGAGGTGGCCGCCGAGTTCGATAACCCGGTGATGCTGTACTCCATCGGCAAGGACTCCGCCGTGATGCTGCACCTGGCGCGCAAGGCGTTCTTCCCGGGCAAGCTGCCGTTTCCGGTGATGCATGTCGACACCCAGTGGAAGTTCCAGGAGATGTACAGCTTCCGCGACAAGATGGTCGAGGAGCTGGGCCTGGATTTGATCACTCACGTGAACCCCGAAGGGGTCGCCCAGGGTATCAACCCCTTCACCCACGGCAGTGCCAAGCACACCGACATCATGAAGACCGAGGGCCTCAAGCAGGCACTGGACAAGTACGGCTTCGATGCGGCCTTCGGCGGCGCGCGCCGCGATGAAGAGAAGTCCCGCGCCAAGGAGCGCGTGTATTCCTTCCGCGACAGCAAGCACCGCTGGGATCCGAAGAACCAGCGCCCCGAGCTGTGGAACGTCTACAACGGCAAGGTCAACAAGGGCGAGTCGATCCGGGTCTTCCCGCTGTCGAACTGGACTGAGCTGGACATCTGGCAATATATCTATCTTGAAGGCATCCCGATCGTGCCGCTGTACTTCGCCGCCGAGCGTGATGTCATTGAGAAGAATGGCACCCTGATCCTGATCGACGACGAGCGCATCCTCGAGCACCTTTCCGACGAGGAAAAGGCCCGCATCGTCAAGAAGAAGGTGCGCTTCCGTACTCTTGGCTGCTACCCGTTGACGGGCGCGGTGGAGTCCGAGGCTACCAGCCTGACGGACATCATTCAGGAAATGCTCCTGACGCGAACTTCCGAGCGCCAGGGCCGGGTCATCGACCATGATGGCGCCGGCTCGATGGAAGACAAAAAACGTCAGGGCTATTTCTAA
- a CDS encoding Nif3-like dinuclear metal center hexameric protein — protein sequence MAVALSTLVEEADRYLNSTRIQDYCPNGLQVEGRPQVMRIVSGVTASQALLDAAVDAGADLVLVHHGYFWKGENPCVTGMKQRRLKTLLSNDISLLAYHLPLDLHPEVGNNVQLARQLDITVEGPLDPDNARVVGLVGSLAEPLTARDFARRVQEVMGREPLLIEGSAMIRRVGWCTGGGQGYIDQAIAAGVDLFISGEASEQTFHSARENDISFIAAGHHATERYGVQALGDYLARRFALEHLFIDCPNPI from the coding sequence ATGGCTGTAGCACTCAGTACTCTGGTCGAAGAAGCCGACCGCTATTTGAACAGTACACGGATTCAGGATTATTGCCCCAATGGCCTGCAAGTCGAAGGCCGTCCGCAGGTCATGCGTATCGTCAGCGGTGTGACCGCCAGCCAGGCGCTGCTCGATGCCGCCGTGGATGCCGGTGCCGATCTGGTACTGGTGCACCACGGTTACTTCTGGAAAGGCGAGAACCCTTGCGTCACGGGCATGAAGCAACGGCGCCTGAAAACCCTGTTGAGCAATGATATCAGCTTGCTCGCCTATCACCTGCCGCTGGACCTGCACCCTGAAGTCGGCAACAACGTGCAATTGGCCCGGCAATTGGACATCACCGTCGAAGGCCCGCTCGATCCGGACAACGCGCGGGTGGTGGGCCTGGTCGGTTCGCTGGCCGAGCCGCTGACTGCCCGTGATTTTGCCCGTCGGGTGCAGGAAGTGATGGGGCGCGAGCCATTGCTGATCGAAGGCAGCGCCATGATTCGCCGCGTCGGGTGGTGCACCGGCGGTGGTCAGGGTTACATCGATCAGGCCATTGCCGCCGGGGTCGATCTGTTTATCAGTGGCGAGGCCTCGGAGCAGACCTTCCACAGTGCCCGCGAGAATGACATCAGCTTCATCGCCGCGGGCCATCATGCGACCGAACGCTACGGCGTTCAGGCGTTGGGCGACTACCTGGCGCGGCGCTTTGCACTGGAGCACCTGTTCATCGATTGCCCCAATCCGATCTGA
- the algW gene encoding Do family serine endopeptidase AlgW: MFKALRYFGWPLLAGVLVALLVMQRFPQWVGLPSQDVNLQQAPKTAKVMQGPVSYADAVGMAAPAVANLYTTKVVNKSSHPLFEDPQFRRFFGDNPPKQRRWESSLGSAVIMSPEGYLLTNNHVTSGADQIVVALKDGRETLARVIGSDPETDLAVLKIDLKNLPSITIGRSDSIHIGDVALAIGNPFGVGQTVTMGIISATGRNQLGLNTYEDFIQTDAAINPGNSGGALVDASGNLTGINTAIFSKSGGSQGIGFAIPTKLALEVMKSIIEHGQVIRGWLGLEVQPLSQELAESFGLQNRPGIVVAGIFRDGPAQKAGLQLGDVILSINGEPAGDGRRSMNQVARTKPNDKVVIEVMRNGKELKLTAEVGLRPPPAPTTAQE; this comes from the coding sequence ATGTTCAAGGCTTTGCGTTATTTTGGCTGGCCGCTGCTGGCCGGGGTGCTCGTCGCCCTGCTGGTCATGCAGCGATTTCCGCAATGGGTCGGTTTGCCCAGCCAGGATGTCAACCTGCAGCAGGCGCCGAAGACCGCCAAGGTCATGCAGGGCCCGGTGTCCTATGCCGATGCCGTGGGCATGGCTGCGCCTGCGGTAGCCAACCTGTACACCACCAAGGTGGTGAACAAATCCAGCCATCCGCTGTTTGAAGATCCGCAGTTCCGGCGGTTCTTCGGCGACAACCCGCCCAAGCAGCGTCGCTGGGAATCGAGCCTCGGCTCGGCGGTGATCATGAGCCCGGAAGGCTACCTGCTGACCAACAACCATGTCACCTCCGGCGCAGATCAGATCGTGGTAGCGCTCAAGGATGGTCGCGAGACCCTGGCACGCGTGATCGGCAGCGACCCGGAAACCGATCTGGCCGTCCTCAAGATCGATCTGAAGAACCTGCCTTCGATCACCATCGGCCGCTCCGACAGCATCCATATCGGCGACGTTGCCCTGGCCATTGGCAACCCCTTCGGCGTCGGCCAGACCGTGACCATGGGCATCATCAGCGCCACCGGCCGCAACCAGTTGGGGCTCAACACCTACGAAGACTTCATCCAGACCGATGCAGCGATCAACCCGGGCAACTCCGGCGGCGCACTGGTCGATGCCAGCGGCAACCTGACCGGTATCAACACCGCGATCTTCTCCAAATCCGGTGGCTCCCAGGGCATTGGCTTCGCCATCCCGACCAAGCTGGCGCTGGAAGTGATGAAATCCATCATCGAGCACGGCCAGGTCATACGCGGCTGGTTGGGGCTCGAAGTCCAGCCGTTGTCACAGGAGCTGGCCGAATCCTTTGGCCTGCAGAATCGTCCGGGCATCGTTGTGGCGGGGATCTTTCGCGACGGCCCGGCGCAGAAGGCCGGCCTGCAATTGGGCGATGTGATTCTCAGCATCAACGGCGAGCCTGCCGGCGATGGGCGCCGCTCGATGAATCAGGTCGCACGGACCAAGCCCAACGACAAGGTCGTGATCGAGGTCATGCGCAATGGCAAGGAGCTCAAGCTGACTGCCGAGGTCGGCCTGCGCCCGCCGCCAGCGCCGACAACGGCTCAGGAATAA
- the hisC gene encoding histidinol-phosphate transaminase: protein MSKFWSPFVKDLVPYVPGEQPKMAKLVKLNTNENPYGPSPKALEAMRVELSDNLRLYPDPNSDRLKQAVADYYGVKTSQVFVGNGSDEVLAHAFHGLFQHGKPLLFPDISYSFYPVYCGLYGIPFEVVPLDEQFQIRVEDYARANGGIIFPNPNAPTGCLLALDAIEQILKASPDTVVVVDEAYIDFGGQTAISLVDRYPNLLVTQTLSKSRSLAGLRVGLAVGHPDLIEALERIKNSFNSYPIDRVANVGAAVAFEDRAYFEQTCKAVIDSREHLVAELTQRGFEVLPSAANFIFARHPQHDAAALAARLREQGVIVRHFKQERIAQFLRISIGTPEQNQALLDAL, encoded by the coding sequence ATGAGCAAGTTCTGGAGCCCCTTCGTCAAGGACCTGGTGCCTTACGTGCCGGGCGAGCAGCCGAAAATGGCCAAGTTGGTCAAGCTCAACACCAATGAAAACCCCTATGGTCCTTCGCCCAAGGCGTTGGAGGCCATGCGTGTCGAGCTGAGCGACAACCTGCGTCTATACCCGGACCCCAACAGCGATCGCCTCAAGCAGGCGGTAGCCGATTACTACGGGGTTAAAACCAGCCAGGTGTTCGTCGGCAACGGTTCCGACGAAGTGCTGGCCCACGCCTTCCACGGCTTGTTCCAGCACGGCAAACCGCTGCTGTTCCCGGATATCAGCTACAGCTTCTATCCGGTCTACTGCGGTCTGTACGGCATTCCCTTCGAGGTCGTGCCGCTCGACGAGCAGTTCCAGATTCGTGTCGAGGATTACGCTCGCGCCAATGGCGGGATCATTTTCCCCAACCCGAACGCGCCGACCGGTTGCCTGCTGGCGCTGGACGCCATCGAGCAGATTCTCAAGGCCAGCCCCGATACGGTAGTGGTGGTCGATGAGGCTTACATCGATTTCGGCGGGCAGACGGCGATCAGCCTGGTGGATCGTTATCCGAACCTGCTGGTGACCCAGACACTATCCAAGTCGCGTTCACTGGCCGGCCTGCGGGTTGGCCTGGCCGTCGGCCACCCGGACCTGATCGAGGCGCTGGAGCGGATCAAGAACAGCTTCAACTCCTACCCGATCGACCGGGTGGCGAATGTGGGGGCAGCGGTGGCCTTCGAAGACCGCGCTTACTTCGAACAGACCTGCAAGGCGGTCATCGACAGCCGTGAACATCTGGTTGCGGAGCTCACCCAGCGTGGGTTCGAAGTGCTGCCTTCGGCTGCCAACTTCATCTTCGCCCGGCATCCACAACACGACGCTGCGGCGCTGGCGGCACGCTTGAGAGAGCAGGGTGTGATCGTTCGGCACTTCAAGCAGGAGCGGATTGCCCAGTTCCTGCGTATCTCCATCGGTACGCCGGAGCAGAACCAGGCGCTGTTGGATGCACTGTAA
- the hisD gene encoding histidinol dehydrogenase, with protein MTTSTAIRRLNAADPDFAHHLDHLLSWESVSDDSVNQRVLDIIKAVRERGDAALVEFTQRFDGLEVASMADLILPRERLELALTRITPAQREALEKAAARVRSYHEKQKQDSWSYTEADGTVLGQKVTPLDRAGLYVPGGKASYPSSVLMNAIPAKVAGVAEVVMVVPTPRGEINELVLAAACIAGVDRVFTIGGAQAVAALAYGTESVPQVDKVVGPGNIYVATAKRHVFGQVGIDMIAGPSEILVVCDGLTDPDWIAMDLFSQAEHDEDAQAILVSPDAAFLDKVAASIAKLLPTMDRAEIINTSINGRGALIQVRDMQQAMDVANRIAPEHLELSVADPQAWLPQIRHAGAIFMGRHTSEALGDYCAGPNHVLPTSGTARFSSPLGVYDFQKRSSIIFCSEQGASELGKTASVLARGESLSAHACSAEYRIIADEKGE; from the coding sequence ATGACCACGTCCACCGCAATTCGCCGACTCAACGCTGCTGACCCGGATTTCGCTCATCATCTGGATCATCTGCTGAGCTGGGAAAGTGTGTCCGACGACTCGGTCAACCAGCGGGTGCTCGACATCATCAAGGCGGTACGCGAGCGTGGCGATGCGGCGCTGGTGGAATTCACCCAGCGTTTCGACGGGTTGGAAGTCGCCTCCATGGCCGACCTGATCCTGCCGCGCGAGCGTCTGGAGCTGGCACTCACCAGAATCACCCCAGCCCAGCGCGAGGCCCTGGAAAAGGCCGCGGCGCGTGTGCGCAGCTATCACGAAAAACAGAAACAGGACTCCTGGAGCTACACCGAGGCCGACGGCACGGTGCTGGGCCAGAAAGTCACGCCTTTGGACCGCGCCGGCCTGTATGTGCCTGGCGGCAAGGCATCCTATCCATCCTCGGTGCTGATGAACGCCATCCCGGCCAAGGTTGCGGGTGTGGCCGAAGTGGTCATGGTGGTGCCGACCCCGCGTGGCGAAATCAACGAGCTGGTGTTGGCTGCCGCCTGCATCGCCGGTGTCGATCGGGTCTTCACCATCGGTGGCGCCCAGGCTGTTGCCGCGCTGGCCTATGGCACTGAAAGCGTGCCGCAGGTGGACAAGGTGGTCGGCCCGGGCAACATCTACGTAGCCACTGCCAAGCGCCATGTGTTCGGTCAGGTCGGTATCGACATGATTGCCGGGCCTTCCGAAATCCTTGTGGTCTGCGATGGCCTGACGGATCCGGACTGGATCGCCATGGACCTGTTTTCCCAGGCCGAACACGATGAAGACGCCCAGGCCATCCTGGTCAGCCCCGATGCCGCCTTCCTCGACAAGGTCGCGGCGAGCATCGCCAAATTGCTGCCGACCATGGACCGCGCCGAGATCATCAACACCTCGATCAATGGCCGTGGCGCCCTGATTCAGGTGCGCGACATGCAGCAAGCGATGGATGTGGCCAACCGGATTGCACCCGAGCACCTGGAACTGTCGGTTGCCGACCCGCAAGCCTGGCTGCCGCAGATCCGCCACGCCGGTGCAATCTTCATGGGGCGCCACACATCCGAAGCACTGGGCGACTACTGTGCAGGTCCCAACCACGTGTTGCCGACCTCCGGCACCGCACGCTTTTCTTCGCCACTGGGGGTCTATGACTTCCAGAAGCGTTCGTCGATCATTTTCTGCTCCGAGCAGGGTGCATCCGAACTGGGCAAGACCGCGTCGGTGCTGGCGCGTGGCGAATCGCTGAGTGCCCACGCCTGCAGTGCCGAATACCGAATCATCGCCGACGAGAAGGGGGAGTAA
- the hisG gene encoding ATP phosphoribosyltransferase encodes MLTIALSKGRILDDTLPLLAEAGIVPTENPDKSRKLIIPTTQADVRLLIVRATDVPTYVEHGAADLGVAGKDVLMEYGGQGLYEPLDLRIAKCKLMTAGAIGVPEPKGRLRVATKFVNVAKRYYAEQGRQVDIIKLYGSMELAPLIGLADKIIDVVDTGNTLRANGLEPQEMIATISSRLVVNKASMKMQHARIQALIDTLRKAVESRHPD; translated from the coding sequence ATGTTGACCATCGCGCTGTCCAAGGGCCGCATCCTCGACGATACCCTTCCGCTGCTGGCGGAAGCGGGCATCGTGCCGACCGAGAATCCGGATAAAAGCCGCAAGCTGATCATCCCCACGACTCAGGCCGACGTGCGCCTGCTCATCGTGCGTGCGACCGACGTACCGACCTATGTCGAGCATGGTGCTGCCGACCTGGGCGTCGCCGGTAAAGACGTGCTGATGGAGTACGGCGGCCAGGGCCTGTATGAGCCGCTGGACCTGCGGATTGCCAAGTGCAAGCTGATGACAGCCGGCGCGATCGGTGTTCCCGAGCCCAAGGGCCGCTTGCGGGTAGCGACCAAGTTCGTCAACGTCGCCAAGCGCTACTATGCCGAGCAAGGTCGTCAAGTCGATATCATCAAGCTGTACGGCTCGATGGAGCTGGCACCGCTGATCGGCCTGGCCGACAAGATCATCGACGTGGTCGATACCGGTAATACCCTGCGTGCCAACGGCCTGGAACCCCAGGAAATGATCGCCACGATCAGCTCCCGCCTGGTGGTCAACAAGGCTTCGATGAAAATGCAGCACGCCCGTATCCAGGCGTTGATCGACACCCTGCGCAAGGCAGTGGAGTCGCGACACCCCGACTGA